A window of the Pyxidicoccus trucidator genome harbors these coding sequences:
- a CDS encoding cyclic nucleotide-binding domain-containing protein, which produces MKIVIAGGGRVGSVLAARLVAEQHTVTVIERDAALCNRIFEEVGAVTVCGDATNPRVLEAAGIVSADVAAGVLARDSENLAFAMLVRSTSGARVMVRMLDTSYREAYRLAGVKELVAEAEVVVAKMTTAIDFPQVAGTLPLGDGDTLLFELALPMRARVAGQTVAQVRGTAGFPRECVFIGVVDPQGRATLPEGSTLLHAGHTVIMVSRRSQLSAAVDFLSAEPPARVGTGTVLAATLRKVDFLTPLSDDELEAVARGAEHIQRPAGTELFRQGEAGETFYVVLSGEVQLKDAAAQVVATVKPGGFFGELALLTGEPRTATAVTTTACELAAVGREDFRGVVMANPSVALEMSRILGERLSRAQGGKPQQKRRGLFGR; this is translated from the coding sequence GTGAAAATCGTCATCGCGGGTGGAGGCCGGGTGGGCAGCGTGCTGGCGGCGCGGCTGGTGGCCGAGCAGCACACCGTCACGGTCATCGAGCGGGACGCCGCCCTCTGCAACCGCATCTTCGAGGAGGTGGGCGCGGTGACGGTGTGCGGCGACGCCACCAACCCCCGGGTGCTGGAGGCGGCGGGCATCGTCTCGGCGGACGTGGCGGCGGGGGTGCTGGCGCGCGACTCGGAGAACCTGGCCTTCGCCATGCTGGTGCGCAGCACGTCCGGGGCGCGCGTCATGGTGCGCATGCTGGACACGAGCTACCGCGAGGCGTACCGGCTGGCGGGCGTGAAGGAGCTGGTGGCGGAGGCGGAGGTGGTGGTGGCGAAGATGACCACGGCCATCGACTTCCCCCAGGTGGCCGGCACGCTGCCGCTGGGAGACGGGGACACGCTGCTGTTCGAGCTGGCGCTCCCGATGCGCGCCCGGGTGGCGGGACAGACGGTGGCGCAGGTGCGCGGCACGGCGGGCTTCCCGCGCGAGTGTGTCTTCATCGGCGTGGTGGACCCGCAGGGCCGCGCGACGCTGCCGGAGGGAAGCACCCTGCTGCACGCGGGGCACACCGTCATCATGGTGTCGCGGCGCTCGCAGCTCTCGGCCGCGGTGGACTTCCTGAGCGCCGAGCCCCCGGCGAGAGTGGGAACGGGCACCGTGCTGGCGGCCACGCTGCGCAAGGTGGACTTCCTGACGCCGCTGAGTGACGACGAGCTGGAGGCGGTGGCGCGCGGCGCCGAGCACATCCAGCGCCCGGCGGGCACGGAGCTGTTCCGGCAGGGCGAGGCGGGCGAGACGTTCTACGTGGTGCTGTCGGGCGAGGTGCAGCTGAAGGACGCGGCGGCGCAGGTGGTGGCCACCGTGAAGCCGGGAGGCTTCTTCGGCGAGCTGGCGCTGCTGACGGGCGAGCCGCGCACGGCCACGGCGGTGACGACCACCGCGTGCGAGCTGGCCGCGGTGGGCCGCGAGGACTTCCGCGGCGTCGTCATGGCGAACCCGTCCGTGGCCCTGGAGATGAGCCGCATCCTGGGTGAGCGCCTGTCCCGGGCGCAGGGTGGGAAGCCGCAGCAGAAGCGCCGGGGCCTGTTCGGGCGGTAG
- a CDS encoding cation:proton antiporter has product MEVPAVLQELGVVLGVAVVVVLALSHLRLPTIAGLLAAGALIGPGGLGLVHDAARITVLAEIGVVLLLFSIGLEFSLARLRRLWRVLLLGGGLQVGLTTLGVLVGALVLGVPAARGVFFGFLVALSSTAIVLRALTERHEVDAPHGRLIIGALIFQDLCVVPMMLAIPLLAGHQGGVGAILAVLVKAVLLVLATVLLGRTVVPRFLKDVAATRRREVFILAVLGICVGIAWLSSLAGLSLALGAFLAGIALADGDYGHQALADVLPLRETLASFFFISMGMLLDVRVLMERPLLVAALVVGVVVLKALVGAVSAMVMHFPPWVAVLAGLGLAQIGEFSFVLAHAGAQAGLLSAGEQRVFITMSVLTMLVTPVVLHFGPRLAAGAAHLKRLEALIGAHGPHHLEGTHSAALTDHYIVGGLGTAGRLVTRALRESRLPHVCIDLDPEVVSEARRRGESLYYGDITSAEILERAGIHRARALVLLLDDPLGAARAVSAARRLHAHVPILVRVQRLGDIADLRDRGASEVLAGELETALEAVARVLKSSDLSEEAVARLLETLRRDHPHGAMPPVPPPPALLPPPPKEGPEQQEYRH; this is encoded by the coding sequence ATGGAAGTCCCGGCGGTCCTCCAGGAGCTGGGGGTGGTGCTCGGCGTCGCCGTGGTGGTGGTGCTCGCGCTGAGCCACCTGCGACTGCCGACCATCGCCGGGCTCCTCGCGGCGGGCGCGCTCATCGGCCCCGGAGGACTCGGGCTGGTGCACGACGCGGCCCGCATCACCGTGCTCGCGGAGATTGGCGTGGTGCTGCTGCTGTTCAGCATCGGCCTGGAGTTCTCACTGGCGAGGCTGCGGCGGCTGTGGCGGGTGCTGCTGCTGGGAGGCGGCCTCCAGGTGGGGCTGACGACGCTGGGGGTGCTGGTCGGCGCGCTGGTGTTGGGCGTCCCGGCGGCTCGGGGTGTCTTCTTCGGCTTCCTCGTCGCGCTGTCGAGCACGGCCATCGTCCTTCGGGCGCTCACGGAGCGGCACGAGGTGGACGCGCCCCACGGCCGGCTCATCATCGGCGCGCTCATCTTCCAGGACCTGTGCGTGGTGCCGATGATGCTGGCCATTCCGCTGCTGGCCGGACACCAGGGCGGGGTGGGGGCCATCCTGGCGGTGCTGGTGAAGGCCGTGTTGCTGGTGCTGGCGACGGTGCTGCTGGGGCGCACGGTGGTGCCCCGCTTCCTGAAGGACGTGGCGGCCACGCGGCGGCGCGAGGTGTTCATCCTGGCGGTGCTGGGCATCTGCGTGGGCATCGCCTGGCTGTCGTCACTGGCGGGGCTGTCGCTGGCGCTGGGCGCGTTCCTGGCGGGCATCGCCCTGGCGGACGGGGACTATGGGCACCAGGCGCTGGCGGACGTGCTGCCGCTGCGAGAGACGCTCGCCAGCTTCTTCTTCATCTCCATGGGCATGCTGCTGGACGTGCGGGTGCTGATGGAGCGGCCGTTGCTGGTGGCGGCGCTGGTGGTGGGCGTGGTGGTGCTGAAGGCGCTGGTGGGCGCGGTGAGCGCCATGGTGATGCACTTCCCGCCGTGGGTGGCGGTGCTGGCCGGACTGGGGCTCGCGCAGATTGGCGAGTTCTCCTTCGTGCTGGCGCACGCGGGGGCGCAGGCGGGGCTGCTGAGCGCCGGGGAGCAGCGCGTGTTCATCACCATGAGCGTGCTGACCATGCTGGTGACGCCGGTGGTGCTGCACTTCGGGCCGAGGCTGGCGGCGGGGGCGGCGCACCTCAAGCGGCTGGAGGCGCTCATCGGCGCGCATGGGCCGCACCACCTGGAGGGGACGCACAGCGCTGCGCTGACGGACCACTACATCGTCGGCGGGCTGGGCACGGCGGGGCGACTGGTGACGCGAGCGCTGCGCGAGAGCCGCCTGCCGCACGTGTGCATCGACCTGGACCCGGAGGTGGTGTCCGAGGCGCGGCGGCGGGGCGAGTCGCTGTACTACGGCGACATCACCAGCGCGGAGATTCTGGAGCGGGCGGGCATCCACCGGGCCAGGGCGCTGGTGCTGCTGCTGGATGACCCGCTGGGAGCGGCGCGGGCGGTGTCGGCGGCGCGGCGGCTGCACGCGCACGTGCCCATCCTGGTGCGGGTGCAGCGGCTGGGAGACATCGCCGACCTGCGGGACCGGGGCGCCAGCGAGGTGCTCGCAGGGGAGCTGGAGACGGCGCTGGAGGCGGTGGCCCGCGTGCTGAAGTCCTCGGACCTGTCGGAGGAGGCGGTGGCGCGGCTGCTGGAGACCCTGCGCCGCGACCACCCGCACGGCGCCATGCCGCCCGTGCCGCCACCGCCGGCCCTGCTGCCTCCACCGCCGAAGGAGGGGCCGGAGCAGCAGGAGTATCGGCATTGA
- a CDS encoding tetratricopeptide repeat protein, whose protein sequence is MASTHAREGGQYLQVGRPQEAVRSFQMGLSLDPDDVDCLLGLVRTHLSTGAAGEAEAATLRLLKVKPDHAEAQAHLAMLRAQAGDAEALESLKALASAPTAGYFERFNLGGLLLDRGDLAGARAAYESALQVAPGSAHVHFELGRICLQQGDAGGATVHFHQASEGAPQEPMPLLMLSRAHAAQGALGLAIQAATLALEKAQGGMQRSVLEDLFKLYLTAGNPEAAKRIAMELRQLVPANVNYLYLHGLAVMSAGAFREAQALFEEMVRLSPRSWQALQALAQVHLALQERGLARKRLEEAVAMVPTDPGPTNDLAMLLLQDEAHERARPVLARVLEAHPEDAGTHLNMAVAWFPSDKAACVRHAKQAFTHGSGTVREQAERLLRQLGG, encoded by the coding sequence ATGGCATCGACGCACGCACGGGAAGGCGGGCAGTACCTGCAGGTGGGGCGGCCCCAGGAGGCGGTGAGGAGCTTCCAGATGGGGCTCTCCCTCGACCCGGATGACGTGGACTGTCTCCTCGGCCTCGTGCGTACGCACCTGAGCACCGGCGCGGCGGGCGAGGCGGAGGCAGCCACCCTGCGGCTGCTGAAGGTGAAGCCGGACCACGCGGAGGCGCAGGCGCACCTGGCCATGCTGCGCGCCCAGGCCGGCGACGCCGAGGCGCTGGAGTCCCTCAAGGCGCTGGCCTCGGCGCCCACCGCCGGCTACTTCGAGCGCTTCAACCTGGGCGGGCTGCTGTTGGACCGTGGAGACCTGGCCGGCGCGCGGGCGGCGTACGAGTCCGCGCTCCAGGTGGCTCCCGGCAGCGCGCACGTGCACTTCGAGCTGGGCCGCATCTGCCTCCAGCAGGGGGACGCGGGGGGGGCGACGGTGCACTTCCACCAGGCGTCGGAGGGCGCGCCGCAGGAGCCCATGCCGCTGCTGATGCTGTCGCGCGCGCACGCCGCGCAGGGCGCACTGGGGCTGGCCATCCAGGCGGCCACCCTGGCGCTGGAGAAGGCGCAGGGCGGCATGCAGCGCTCGGTGCTGGAGGACCTCTTCAAGCTGTACCTGACGGCGGGCAACCCCGAGGCGGCGAAGCGCATCGCGATGGAGCTGCGGCAGCTGGTGCCCGCCAACGTCAACTACCTGTACCTGCACGGGCTCGCGGTGATGAGCGCCGGGGCGTTCCGGGAGGCGCAGGCGTTGTTCGAGGAGATGGTGCGGCTGTCCCCCCGGAGCTGGCAGGCGCTGCAGGCGCTGGCCCAGGTGCATCTCGCGCTGCAGGAGCGTGGGCTCGCACGGAAGCGGCTGGAGGAGGCCGTGGCGATGGTGCCCACGGACCCGGGGCCCACCAACGACCTGGCGATGCTGCTGTTGCAGGACGAGGCGCACGAGCGCGCCCGGCCCGTGCTGGCGCGCGTGCTGGAAGCGCACCCGGAGGACGCGGGCACGCACCTCAACATGGCGGTGGCGTGGTTCCCCTCGGACAAGGCGGCGTGCGTCCGCCACGCGAAGCAGGCGTTCACCCACGGCAGCGGCACCGTGCGGGAACAGGCGGAGCGGCTGCTGCGGCAGCTTGGCGGCTGA
- a CDS encoding aldehyde dehydrogenase has protein sequence MSLAAAPQATSSNTLDSVVQRVKEGSRAWVKLGLRERISLLEELRRAFAAVAEPSVRAACEAKGIDPESPLAGEEWLGGPLVVLRNMRLLVDSLKDIQRHGVPHIPASQLRTLEDGRLAARIFPRDALEGMLLPRNVGEVYFLPGVTAANLREHQASFYRKPHGGKVCAVLGGGNVNSIPPADCLYKLFVEGTACVLKMNPVNAYLGPFLEQAFAPLAKLNVFGVVYGGSEEGSALVNHPAVDEVHVTGSDRTHDALVWGPPGPESEARRSRNEPLMKKPFSSELGNISPVVVVPGPYSEGELRYQSDNIAGMVANNASFNCNSAKLLVQPKDWARRSQVVDGVHAGLGKAAVRRAYYPGAEQRWKQFTDGRAHLRLVGNASAGELPYALIPDVDPAQAEDRVFRQEPWCTVLSETGLPGSDDPVAFLEKVVPFLNEKVWGTLNATLIVHPKSLKDPAVNAAVERAIRELRYGTVAINTWPAAGYAVVSLPWGGHPSSSAQDIQSGLGWVHNTFMFEDIEKAVIRAPLTNLPAPPWVPGHRGVRELARRLVEFELGPSWLKVPGIAATALRR, from the coding sequence ATGAGCCTCGCCGCCGCTCCACAGGCCACTTCCAGCAACACGCTCGACTCGGTGGTGCAGCGTGTGAAGGAGGGCTCCCGTGCCTGGGTGAAGTTGGGGCTTCGTGAGCGCATCTCCCTGCTGGAGGAGCTGCGCCGCGCCTTCGCCGCCGTCGCCGAGCCGAGCGTCCGCGCGGCGTGCGAGGCCAAGGGCATCGACCCGGAGAGCCCCCTGGCCGGCGAGGAGTGGCTGGGCGGTCCGCTGGTGGTGCTGCGCAACATGCGCCTGCTGGTGGACTCGCTGAAGGACATCCAGCGCCACGGCGTCCCCCACATCCCCGCCTCCCAGCTGCGCACGCTGGAGGATGGCCGGCTGGCGGCGCGCATCTTCCCGCGAGACGCGCTGGAAGGAATGCTCCTTCCGCGCAACGTGGGCGAGGTCTACTTCCTCCCCGGCGTCACCGCGGCCAACCTCCGCGAGCACCAGGCGTCCTTCTACCGCAAGCCCCACGGCGGCAAGGTCTGCGCGGTGCTGGGGGGCGGCAACGTCAACTCGATTCCGCCCGCGGACTGCCTCTACAAGCTCTTCGTCGAGGGCACCGCGTGCGTGCTCAAGATGAACCCGGTGAACGCCTACCTCGGGCCGTTCCTGGAGCAGGCCTTCGCTCCGCTGGCGAAGCTCAACGTCTTCGGGGTGGTGTACGGCGGCTCCGAGGAGGGCTCGGCGCTGGTGAACCACCCGGCGGTGGACGAGGTGCACGTCACCGGCAGCGACAGGACGCATGACGCGCTGGTGTGGGGCCCGCCGGGTCCGGAGTCGGAAGCGCGCCGCTCCCGCAACGAGCCGCTGATGAAGAAGCCCTTCTCCAGCGAGCTGGGCAACATCTCCCCCGTGGTGGTGGTGCCCGGGCCGTACTCGGAGGGCGAGCTGCGCTACCAGTCGGACAACATCGCCGGCATGGTGGCGAACAACGCGTCCTTCAACTGCAACTCGGCCAAGCTGCTGGTGCAGCCGAAGGACTGGGCGCGCCGCTCGCAGGTGGTGGACGGAGTGCACGCCGGCCTGGGCAAGGCGGCCGTGCGCCGCGCGTACTACCCGGGCGCCGAGCAGCGGTGGAAGCAATTCACGGACGGCCGCGCGCACCTGCGGCTGGTGGGCAACGCGAGCGCCGGGGAATTGCCCTACGCGCTGATTCCGGACGTGGACCCGGCCCAGGCCGAGGACCGCGTCTTCCGTCAGGAGCCCTGGTGCACGGTGCTGTCGGAGACGGGCCTGCCCGGCTCGGATGACCCGGTGGCCTTCCTGGAGAAGGTGGTGCCCTTCCTCAACGAGAAGGTGTGGGGCACCCTCAACGCCACGCTCATCGTCCACCCGAAGTCCCTCAAGGACCCGGCCGTCAACGCGGCGGTGGAGCGCGCCATCCGCGAGCTGCGCTACGGCACCGTGGCCATCAACACCTGGCCCGCCGCCGGCTACGCGGTGGTGTCCCTGCCGTGGGGCGGCCACCCGTCCTCGTCGGCGCAGGACATCCAGAGCGGCCTCGGCTGGGTCCACAACACCTTCATGTTCGAGGACATCGAGAAGGCCGTCATCCGCGCGCCGCTGACCAACCTGCCCGCGCCGCCCTGGGTGCCGGGACACCGCGGCGTGCGCGAGCTGGCCCGGCGACTGGTGGAGTTCGAGCTGGGGCCGTCCTGGCTGAAGGTGCCGGGCATCGCCGCGACGGCCCTGCGGCGGTAG
- a CDS encoding M56 family metallopeptidase, which translates to MDTGWLSDVGGWASTWPAGLWRASWQGALCAALVWALTRTWPRMPASLRAGLWWLVALKFVVSLGWLPAVPLPVLPASVASSVEGLASTVEATARSGQGAPETVRDEPRARNELPDTRQGVRVDVVSPERSPERQVGVSREAVQPEGPGHEGVARPSPRRTELPVVGDMTGDRVEFSGLSVTSAGAPALSSTLWSVPWSRGLAWALLAAWLAGVLWHLRSHVKGWASMRRLRQSARPLAHPVLESEVRALSSAAKLWRVPRLLVSESVVSPLATGLVDPVVVLPAKAVRRLPVEALRMALAHELAHLRRGDLWLGWVPALAEALLFFHPLARRAAREYALAREEACDAEALRLTGAEPADYGELLLAFGVARGAGTAAAHGASAHVHALHRRLSMLEHVDAVPARSRRLLKVALSALGLAALVPFQVVAQESAAKAGTPAAAPAEASQAKSAAQGSAASPAKAAAPSTKAASGEDVASAPAASGAKASPKVAVTPATPSVAVTPVTPRVAMTPVTPRVAVTPVTPRVAMTPAVPPVPPIPHVGPVPPIPPIPRLAMVGALAVPAMPSMAAVPPKPPAPPRDMDEDDDDSSYVLLADNMAMMNGSTVDLNLAGMFKKPGQELLYVRQKGNAFIIRDASTLNAVRTALQPTRDLGKAQGDLGGKQGELGRQQGELGHKQGELGLKQSALGLKQAELAHKQAGIHLEERRADALPDAERERREAELKKQEQALEQEMAALEKQQEALNEQQEALGREQEKLGEQQEKLGEEQEKLGEQQEARSREAEKKVRGLIDEALRKGLGQPLPT; encoded by the coding sequence ATGGATACGGGCTGGCTGTCTGACGTGGGTGGGTGGGCGTCGACGTGGCCCGCGGGGCTGTGGCGGGCCTCGTGGCAGGGCGCGCTGTGCGCCGCGCTGGTGTGGGCGCTGACGAGGACCTGGCCGAGGATGCCAGCCTCGCTGCGCGCCGGACTGTGGTGGCTGGTGGCGCTGAAGTTCGTGGTGTCCCTGGGCTGGCTGCCCGCCGTGCCGCTGCCCGTGCTGCCCGCGTCGGTGGCCTCGAGTGTGGAAGGGCTTGCGTCCACCGTGGAGGCCACGGCCCGGAGCGGGCAGGGCGCGCCGGAGACTGTGCGCGATGAGCCTCGTGCGCGGAATGAGCTTCCCGACACGAGACAGGGCGTCCGGGTGGACGTCGTGAGTCCCGAGCGGAGCCCGGAGCGACAGGTCGGTGTGTCCCGCGAGGCGGTGCAGCCGGAAGGGCCTGGTCATGAAGGAGTCGCGCGACCGTCACCCCGTAGGACGGAGCTTCCCGTCGTCGGTGACATGACGGGCGACCGTGTGGAGTTCTCGGGCCTCTCCGTCACCAGCGCTGGCGCACCTGCGCTCTCCTCCACGCTGTGGTCCGTGCCCTGGAGCCGGGGGCTGGCGTGGGCGCTGCTGGCGGCGTGGCTGGCAGGAGTGCTGTGGCACCTGCGGAGTCACGTGAAGGGCTGGGCCAGCATGCGGCGCCTGCGCCAGAGCGCGCGTCCCCTGGCGCACCCGGTGCTGGAGTCGGAGGTGCGCGCGCTGTCCTCCGCCGCGAAGCTGTGGCGGGTGCCGAGGTTGCTGGTGTCGGAGTCGGTGGTGAGCCCGCTCGCCACGGGGCTGGTGGACCCGGTGGTGGTGCTGCCGGCGAAGGCGGTGCGGCGGCTTCCCGTCGAGGCGCTGCGCATGGCGCTGGCGCACGAGCTGGCGCACCTGCGGCGGGGAGACCTGTGGCTCGGCTGGGTGCCGGCGCTGGCGGAGGCGCTCCTCTTCTTTCATCCCCTCGCGCGACGGGCCGCGCGTGAGTACGCGCTGGCTCGCGAGGAGGCCTGTGACGCAGAGGCCCTCCGGCTCACCGGCGCGGAGCCCGCTGACTACGGCGAGCTGCTGCTTGCCTTCGGAGTCGCCCGCGGCGCCGGTACCGCCGCCGCGCATGGCGCATCCGCCCACGTTCATGCATTGCACAGGAGGTTGAGCATGTTGGAGCACGTCGATGCCGTTCCCGCCCGTTCCCGGCGCTTGCTGAAGGTGGCGCTCTCTGCCCTGGGCCTCGCGGCCCTGGTGCCCTTCCAGGTCGTCGCCCAGGAGTCCGCCGCGAAGGCCGGGACTCCCGCCGCCGCGCCTGCGGAGGCGTCGCAGGCGAAGTCTGCCGCGCAGGGCTCCGCTGCCTCTCCCGCGAAGGCCGCGGCGCCGTCGACGAAGGCCGCATCTGGTGAAGACGTTGCGTCGGCGCCCGCGGCGTCGGGAGCCAAGGCCTCGCCGAAGGTGGCCGTGACGCCCGCCACTCCGAGCGTGGCTGTGACGCCCGTCACCCCGCGTGTGGCTATGACGCCCGTCACCCCTCGCGTGGCCGTGACGCCCGTCACCCCGCGCGTGGCCATGACGCCCGCCGTGCCGCCGGTGCCCCCCATTCCGCACGTGGGCCCGGTGCCGCCGATTCCTCCCATCCCGCGTCTGGCCATGGTGGGCGCGCTCGCCGTCCCTGCCATGCCTTCGATGGCGGCCGTGCCTCCGAAGCCCCCCGCGCCCCCTCGGGACATGGATGAGGACGACGACGACAGCAGCTACGTGCTGCTGGCGGACAACATGGCGATGATGAACGGCAGCACGGTGGACCTGAACCTGGCGGGCATGTTCAAGAAGCCCGGCCAGGAGCTGCTGTACGTGCGCCAAAAGGGAAATGCGTTCATCATCCGCGACGCGTCCACGCTGAACGCCGTGCGCACGGCGCTCCAGCCCACTCGGGACCTGGGCAAGGCGCAGGGAGACCTGGGTGGGAAGCAGGGCGAGCTCGGGCGGCAGCAGGGAGAGCTGGGACACAAGCAGGGCGAGCTCGGGCTCAAGCAGTCCGCGCTGGGCCTGAAGCAGGCCGAGCTGGCGCACAAGCAGGCCGGCATCCACCTGGAGGAGCGGCGCGCCGATGCCCTCCCCGACGCCGAGCGCGAGCGCCGTGAGGCGGAGCTGAAGAAGCAGGAGCAGGCCCTGGAGCAGGAGATGGCGGCCCTGGAGAAGCAGCAGGAGGCGCTGAACGAGCAGCAGGAGGCCCTCGGCCGTGAGCAGGAGAAGCTCGGCGAGCAGCAGGAGAAGCTCGGCGAAGAGCAGGAGAAGCTCGGTGAGCAGCAGGAGGCTCGCTCCCGCGAGGCGGAGAAGAAGGTGCGGGGGCTCATCGACGAGGCGCTCCGCAAGGGCCTCGGGCAGCCGCTGCCCACCTGA
- a CDS encoding BlaI/MecI/CopY family transcriptional regulator: MKKPVGEQELTVLRYVAEHGPATVGEVAERFGEPQGLARSTILTVMERLRLKGYLTRRKVEGVFQYASPVPASELLRDVVGDFVERTLSGSLSPFAAYLSEADDVTDEELAQLQDVVARLRSKKRKD; encoded by the coding sequence ATGAAGAAGCCGGTGGGAGAGCAGGAGCTGACGGTGCTGCGGTACGTGGCCGAGCACGGCCCGGCCACCGTGGGCGAGGTGGCAGAGCGCTTCGGCGAGCCGCAGGGGCTGGCGCGCTCCACCATCCTGACGGTGATGGAGCGGCTGCGGCTGAAGGGCTACCTGACGCGGCGCAAGGTGGAGGGCGTGTTCCAGTACGCCTCGCCGGTGCCGGCGTCGGAGCTGCTGCGGGACGTGGTGGGAGACTTCGTGGAGCGGACGCTGTCCGGCTCGCTGTCGCCGTTCGCCGCATACCTGTCCGAGGCGGATGACGTCACTGACGAGGAGCTGGCGCAGCTCCAGGACGTCGTGGCGCGGCTTCGCTCGAAGAAGCGGAAGGATTGA
- a CDS encoding phospholipase D-like domain-containing protein, whose amino-acid sequence MRRVIIPGRNCWTVEEASNAGVLVDARAYYRELYRAAQKARSYIAITGWQFDSDVALLRGDDLGEARGEVKLLPMLDELCRANPELHVYVLAWDFSLLLAMEREWMQHLIFNWTTNERVRFRFDASSPLYGAHHQKLVVIDGAVAFTGGMDVCDCRYDDRDHAARSSVRCDSGRDPHGPYHDVQSVLTGPVVDKLAELFEARWAHSGGGELKLPKVARDDVDFTASIPAPPGPVALSRTFGKTLLPPQEAVQEVRALFLDAIDSAERFIYIENQYFSSRAIYQAMVKRLRAPGRGRLQVMLVLPQQPEALREQLAMGIAQVRLLRSLERVAREHGHDFGVYCSAGRDSESGEDVYTYIHSKVMVVDDRFLTLGSANTTNRSLGLDSELNLSWEAEEDGDAVSRAIRRIRVSLMAEHAGLEGVESVRVLARADGRLVDWLDGLAAAGLHRLRPHPLETVFDQSPLLKSLEPEELIIDPEDSVLDESLFEALHRAEDGLFASGIRLLSRWLVGTGTERPHRAICPANSEEDGRSTGG is encoded by the coding sequence GTGAGACGCGTCATCATTCCCGGACGGAATTGCTGGACGGTGGAGGAGGCGAGCAACGCTGGCGTGCTGGTGGATGCACGCGCCTACTATCGGGAGCTGTACCGGGCCGCGCAGAAGGCCAGGAGCTACATCGCGATTACGGGCTGGCAGTTCGACAGTGACGTGGCGCTGCTGCGGGGCGACGACCTGGGCGAGGCGCGCGGCGAAGTGAAGCTGCTGCCCATGCTGGACGAGCTGTGTCGCGCCAACCCGGAGCTGCACGTCTACGTGCTGGCCTGGGACTTCAGCCTGCTGCTCGCCATGGAGCGCGAGTGGATGCAGCACCTCATCTTCAACTGGACGACGAACGAGCGCGTGCGCTTCCGCTTCGACGCGTCCAGCCCCCTGTACGGGGCACACCACCAGAAGCTGGTGGTCATCGACGGCGCGGTGGCCTTCACCGGCGGCATGGATGTCTGTGATTGCCGCTACGACGACCGGGACCACGCGGCGCGCTCGTCGGTGCGCTGTGACAGCGGGAGGGACCCGCACGGCCCCTACCATGACGTGCAGTCCGTGCTCACCGGACCGGTGGTGGACAAGCTGGCGGAGCTGTTCGAGGCGCGCTGGGCGCACTCGGGCGGCGGCGAGCTGAAGCTGCCGAAGGTGGCGCGCGACGACGTGGACTTCACCGCGAGCATTCCGGCGCCCCCGGGGCCCGTGGCGCTCAGCCGGACTTTCGGCAAGACGCTGCTGCCTCCGCAGGAAGCGGTGCAGGAGGTGCGCGCGCTGTTCCTGGACGCCATCGACTCGGCCGAGCGCTTCATCTACATCGAGAACCAGTACTTCTCCTCGCGCGCCATCTACCAGGCGATGGTGAAGCGCCTGCGCGCGCCGGGGCGTGGCCGGCTCCAGGTCATGCTGGTGCTGCCGCAGCAACCCGAGGCGCTGCGTGAGCAATTGGCCATGGGCATCGCCCAGGTGCGCCTGCTGCGCTCGCTGGAGCGCGTGGCGCGCGAGCATGGACATGACTTCGGCGTGTACTGCTCCGCGGGGCGAGACTCCGAGAGCGGCGAGGACGTCTACACGTACATCCACTCGAAGGTGATGGTGGTGGATGACCGGTTCCTCACGCTGGGCTCGGCCAATACCACCAACCGCAGCCTGGGCCTGGACTCGGAGCTGAACCTGAGCTGGGAGGCGGAGGAGGACGGCGACGCGGTGTCGCGCGCCATCCGCCGCATCCGCGTGTCGCTGATGGCGGAGCACGCGGGCCTGGAAGGCGTGGAGTCCGTGCGCGTGCTGGCGCGGGCCGACGGCAGGCTGGTGGACTGGCTGGACGGACTGGCGGCCGCGGGCCTCCACCGCCTGCGCCCGCACCCGCTGGAGACGGTGTTCGACCAGAGCCCGCTGCTCAAGTCGCTGGAGCCGGAGGAGCTCATCATCGACCCGGAGGACTCGGTGCTCGATGAGTCCCTCTTCGAGGCGCTGCACCGCGCGGAGGACGGCCTCTTCGCCTCCGGCATCCGCCTGCTGTCGCGGTGGCTGGTGGGCACGGGGACGGAGCGGCCGCATCGCGCCATCTGCCCGGCCAACAGCGAGGAAGACGGCCGGTCCACGGGGGGCTGA
- a CDS encoding chaperonin: MAKTTQRGQVIRRKARQMKVTTARAVKGAGRSARQVQVTLGDLIAAAFDTVGGEVKKVAQVVSSKDMTVATGKHIVFVG, encoded by the coding sequence ATGGCGAAGACGACTCAGCGTGGGCAGGTCATCCGTCGTAAGGCCCGGCAGATGAAGGTGACGACGGCGCGTGCGGTGAAGGGTGCCGGCCGGAGCGCTCGTCAGGTGCAGGTGACGCTGGGCGACCTCATCGCGGCCGCGTTCGACACGGTGGGCGGCGAGGTCAAGAAGGTGGCCCAGGTGGTGTCCTCGAAGGACATGACTGTCGCCACCGGCAAGCACATCGTCTTCGTCGGCTGA